From a single Mobula birostris isolate sMobBir1 chromosome 13, sMobBir1.hap1, whole genome shotgun sequence genomic region:
- the LOC140206812 gene encoding uncharacterized protein, whose amino-acid sequence MAHQRVHTGERPFTCSDCGKGFTRSSTLMAHQRVHTGERPFICSDCGKGFTRSSDLMAHQRVHTGERPFTCSDCGKGFTQSSTLKEHQRVHTGERPFTCSDCGKGFTRSSKLKVHQRLHTGERPFTCSDCGKGFTQSSDVLVHQSVHTEERPFTCSDCGKGFTRSSELLVHQSVHTGEKPFNCSVCGKRFSRSSTLQRHQRVHTGEKPFTCSECGKGFTRSSQLLAHQSVHTGATVHLL is encoded by the coding sequence atggctcaccagcgagttcacaccggggagcggcctttcacctgttcagactgtggtaaaggattcactcggtcatccaccctaatggcacaccagcgagttcacaccggggagcggccgttcatctgttcagactgtgggaaaggattcactcggtcatctgacctaatggcacaccagcgagttcacaccggagagcggccgttcacctgctcagactgtgggaagggattcactcagtcatctacactgaaggaacatcagcgagttcacactggagagaggccgttcacttgttcagactgtgggaagggattcactaggtcatctaaactgaaggtacatcagagacttcacactggagagaggccattcacctgctcagactgcgggaagggattcactcagtcatccgacgtactggtacaccagtcagttcacactgaggagaggccgttcacctgctcagactgcgggaagggattcactcggtcatccgaactactggtacaccagtcagttcacactggggagaagccattcaactgctcagtctgtgggaagagattcagtcggtcatccactcttcagagacaccagcgagttcacactggggagaaaccgttcacctgctcagaatgtgggaaggggttcactcggtcatcccaactactggcacaccagtcagttcatacggGAGcaaccgttcacctgctgtga